From Pseudomonas sp. stari2:
CGTGAACGACACCGCCGTTGCCGTTAACCAGGGTGGCAAGCGCAAAGGCGCTGTGTGTGCCTACCTGGAAACCTGGCACATGGACATCGAAGAGTTCATCGAGCTGCGCAAGAACACCGGTGATGACCGTCGTCGTACCCACGACATGAACACCGCCAACTGGATCCCCGACCTGTTCATGAAGCGTGTCTTCGATGACGGCAAGTGGACCCTGTTCTCGCCGTCCGAAGTACCGGACCTGCACGACCTGACCGGCAAGGCCTTCGAAGAGCGCTACGAGTACTACGAAGCCCTGACCGAGTACCCGGGCAAGATCAAGCTATTCAAGACCATCCAGGCCAAAGACCTGTGGCGCAAGATGCTGTCGATGCTGTTCGAAACCGGCCACCCATGGCTGACTTTCAAAGACCCGTGCAACCTGCGTAGCCCGCAGCAGCACGTCGGCGTGGTTCACAGCTCGAACCTGTGCACCGAGATCACCTTGAACACCAACAAGGACGAAATCGCGGTCTGCAACCTGGGCTCGATCAACCTGCCGAACCACATCATCGACGGCAAGCTGGACACCGCCAAGCTCAAGCGCACCATCGACGTAGCCGTTCGCATGCTCGACAACGTGATCGACATCAACTACTACTCGGTACCGCAGGCGAAGAACTCCAACTTCCGTCACCGTCCGGTCGGCCTGGGCATCATGGGCTTCCAGGACGCGCTGTACCTGCAGCACATCCCTTACGGTTCCGACGCTGCCGTCGAGTTCGCCGACAAGTCCATGGAAGCGGTCAGCTACTACGCGATCCAGGCTTCCTGCGACCTGGCCGACGAGCGCGGCTCGTACGAGACGTTCCAGGGTTCGCTGTGGTCCAAAGGCGTACTGCCACTGGATTCGCAACAGATCCTGATCGAAGCACGTGGCCAGAAGTACATCGACGTCGACCTGACCGAGTCCCTGGACTGGGCACCGGTTCGCGCCCGTGTACAGAAAGGCATCCGTAACTCGAACATCATGGCCATCGCACCGACCGCGACCATCGCCAACATCACCGGCGTATCGCAGTCGATCGAACCGACCTACCAGAACCTGTACGTGAAATCGAACCTGTCGGGCGAATTCACCGTGATCAACCCGTACCTGGTTCGCGACCTGAAGGCTCGTGGTCTGTGGGACTCGGTCATGATCAACGATCTGAAGTACTACGACGGTTCGGTTCAGCAGATCGAGCGCATCCCGCAAGAACTCAAAGAGCTCTACGCGACCGCGTTCGAAGTGGACACCAAGTGGATCGTTGACGCCGCCAGCCGTCGTCAGAAGTGGATCGACCAGGCCCAGTCGCTGAACCTGTACATCGCCGGCGCATCGGGCAAGAAGCTGGACGTGACCTACCGCATGGCCTGGTACCGTGGTCTGAAAACCACCTACTACCTCCGTGCCCTGGCTGCGACCAGCACCGAGAAGTCGACCATCAACACCGGCAAGCTGAACGCTGTTTCCAGCGGCGGCAACCACGGTGACGATTCGGTCCTGGCAGCGCCAGCCGGCCCTGCTCCGGTACCGAAGGCCTGCGCCATCGACGAGCCGGATTGCGAAGCTTGCCAATAAGCTGAGCTGAATCGGGCGTTGCGAGACGCCTGATCCGAGAACCCCCGACAGACTTCTGGTTTGTCGGGGGTTTTCTTTTGGCCGCGAAAAAAAATCAAAAGCCCCCCCCACCCTAACCCTCTCCCGAAGGGAGAGGGGACTGACCGAGGTGTTTGGTAGAGGTACGCCGACGTGAAATACCGAGGTGAACTCGGGGTTTAAAACACATGCCATGCAACTCAGCTTCTTCTGCCTCCACTCCTACTCCTGCCTCGGCTTTGGCTTTGGCTTTGGCTTTGGCTTTCGCTCTCCACCACTCAACACGATGAGCGTTAGCTCGAGTACAGCTTTTGACGTGCCGGCCCCTTCGGCAGGCTGAGTGGAGGGATTTATCCGGGGGTGGGCGCGCAGCGCCGTTCGACGGAGTCGAACACATCGAGAGGAGGTGTAGCGAAGCAAACCGGAGGCGATGCCCCCGGATGAATCCCGGAACGAAGGAACACCGAGCCTAGGCGAGGTGCCGAACGCCGGGGCCCAGCGTTTTGCTTACTTTTGGGCGTCTGCAAAAGTGAGTCGCTGTAAGAGCGAAACCGCCAGCGGCAGCACCCAAAGCAACGGATATTCACCCAATCAACCAAAGCATGGTCGTCTCCAAGGACGCCACGCCAAACAAAAAAAAGCCCCTCAAAAAGAGGGGCTCCTTGAACAACCAAAAATCAGGTCATCTGAATGATGGTCTGCATGATGGTGCTCTGGGTCGAGATGGTCTTGGCGTTCGCCTGATAGTTGCTCTGGCCCTTGATCAGATCCACCAGCTCGTTGGTCAGGTTAACGTTCGACTCTTCCAGCGAGTTGGATACGACCGAACCCAGGGTACCGGTTTCCGGCGCATCGTAGCCCGGGATACCCGAAGCGAAAGTCTCTTTCCAACTGGTCCCGCCAATCGGTTGCAGGCCCTGCTCGTTGGTGAAGCTGGCCAGCGCAACCTGGCCGATGGCCTTGCTCTGGTTGTTGCTGAAGTTGGCGAACAGGGTACCGGTACCGTCGATGGTCAGGTTGGTGATCTGGCCGGTGGCGTAACCATCCTGGGTCGGAATCGAACGCGCGGTATCGGCGTTGTACTGAGTGGTCTTGGCCATGGAGATGGTAATGCCGGCCGGGTTCGCCGAAGCACCGTTGGCAGACCAGACACCATTGGTCACAGTCCCGGGCACCCAGCCAGTGAGCTTCAGGTCACTGCTGATCGTGGCTGGCGGAGTGCTGACCTGAGTCAGTTTGCCAGTGGAGTCGAAGGTCATGGTGGAAGCCACTGGTGCGGTGACCTTAGGATCACTGCCGGTAGCATCCGGGTTACGACCGTCCACCAGGGTGTAGACCTTCCAGGTGTTGGCGCCGGTCTTGACCATGTATTGATCCATGGTGTGCTGGTTGCCCTGGCTGTCATAGATCGGAGTACTGAACGACTTGGTGTAGGTCGCCGTGTTGGTCGGGTCGAATTTGCCGGCCGCCACAGTATCGTCGATCACCGGAGCGGTCGAGTTCAGGTTGATGGTCGAAGTGACCAGCGAGGTGGACTTCGGCGCCAGGTTCGAGGTATCGATCTTCAGGTCGGTCAACACGCCGTTGATGATCTTGCCGTTGGAATCCACACCGTAACCCTGCAGACGCGAGGTGTAGTCGGTGTTGGTGATGTAGCCGTCCTTGTCGACCTTGAACGTACCGGCACGGGTGTAGGACACCGAACCGTTGTTGCTCAGGGTGAAGAAGCCGGAACCGTTGATCCCCATGTCCAGCACGTTGCCGGTGTTGTTGATGTCACCCTGGGTGAACTGCTGGGAAACGTTAGCCAGGCGCACGCCGTTGCCGATGACCTTGCTGCCGCTGCCCAGGCGAGTCGCCGAGTAGACGTCTTCGAATTCCGCGCGGGACGATTTGAAACCGGCTGTCGCGACGTTGGCGATGTTGTTGCCGGTCACGTCCAGTTGCTTGTTGGCTGCATAGAGACCGCTAAGGCCGATATTGAAAGACATATTCCACTCCTTTGTGCCGGTTAGTCGGCTCTATATACCAATGGTTTGTACTTTGGACAGAGCAACGGTGCCCTTGCCGGACAGGTTGAGCATCAGCTCGCCGCCGGTCTGGCTGATCGTCACGCTGGTGACGGTGGCCGGCAGGTAGGTCGCCATATCGGTCGAGGTGCCATTGATCGAGGCGTTGGCCTTGACGGTATAAGTACCGGTCTTCACCAGGTTGCCGTCCTTGTCCTTGCCGTCCCAGGTAAAGCTCGCATTGCCGGCGGCGCGACTGCCCAGATCGATGGTGCGAACGACCGTGCCGCTGCTGTCGGTGATGCTGACGGTGCCGCCGGCAATCGACGACGGAACGGTGACCGAACCGGTCATGCCTTTGCTCGGATCGTCGAGCTGGACCGAGTTGGTCTGCACGATCACGTTGCGGCCAACCAGCGACGAAGCCTGCAAGGCTTGCGACGAGTTGTAGTTGCCGGCCAGCGAACTCACGGTGCTGTTGAGGGTGGTGATCCCCTCGAGGCTGCTGAACTGCGCCAGCTGGGCAACGAATGCACTGTTGTCCTGCGGGTCGAGCGGGTTCTGGTTTTTCAGCTGGGTCACCAGCAACTGCAGGAACGCATCCTTGCCCAGGGCCTGGCCGCCGGTGGCGCTGTTGGTAGCCGAAGCGATGCCGCCGGTGGTCGTGCTACTGGTCTTCTTCGAAGAGTTGGCCAGTATGTCGTTCATCGTCAGGCTGCTGGTGGTATCGGTAACACTCATGACAGTCGCCCCTTATTACTGACCGAGGGTCAGTACCTTCTGCATCATGGTTTTGGCGGTGTTCATCATTTCGGCGTTGGTCTGGAAGGACCGGCTCGCGGAAATCATGTCGGCCATTTCTTCCACCACGTTGACGTTCGGGTAGTAGACGTAGCCCTTGGCGTCGGCGGCCGGATGATTCGGCTCGTAGCGCGCTTCGAGGTTGCTCTGGTCTTCGACCACGCCGAGTACCTGCACGCCCTGGCCTGCGGCGTCCTGGTTCTGGAACAGCGAATTGCTGCCGCCGCTCTGGCCGCCCTGAAACATGGTGGCGAACACCGGGTGACGGGCGCGATAGGTCTGGTCGATGCTCGACGAGACGGTTTCGGCGTTGGCGATGTTCGAAGCCACGGTGTTCAAACGCGTGGTCTGGGCGCTCATGCCGCTGCCGGCAATGTTGAAAACGCTGGACAGGGACATGGATTACTCTCCGCGCAGGGCTGACACCAGCCCTTTGAATTTGCTGTTGAGCAGGGTGAAGCTGGCCTGGAAGCCGACGGCGTTTTCCGCGTAGTTCGACTGTTCCAGCTGAGCGTCAACGGTGTTCTGGTCGATCGATGGCTGCATCGGCGTGCGATACATCAGCGACTCGTCGCCATTGCCCAGACCTTCAGCTTCGATGTGACGGCTGTTGGTCATGTTCAGGGCGATGGTGCCGTTGGCGTTCTTCTGGCTCTGTGCTTCGAGCACTTTGGAGAAATCCAGATCCCGAGCCTTGTAGTTCGGGGTGTCGGCGTTGGCGATGTTGTTGGCCAGGACTTCGGCACGCTGGGCGCGGAAGCCCAGGGCTTTTTCGTGAATTCCGAGCGCTTTATCGAAGCTGATGCTCATGTCGGGAACCTTCAGGTGACCGGGTTTTTCGTAACAGGGTTATAGCAAGCGTCGTGCCAGTTTTAAAAAGCCCCGTATTCCGGGGCTTTGCAGGGGATCGGCAAAGCGGCAATGCCAGAAAAGCGGCAACGGGTTTCCGCCGGATGCCGCTTTTCTGCCGCTTGCCGCCCGCAAAAAACCTCAGGCATAAAAAACGGGAGTCCCTGAGGACTCCCGTTTTTTGTGTTGCCGGTGACAGTCACTTCGCCTGGTAAATGATCCCCGGGCTGCACTGGACCATCTGGTAATGATCCGGCAGACCGTTCAGCGCTTCGGAAGCGCCGAGGAACAGATAACCGCCCGGCTTCAGTGTGCTGTGAATACGCAACAGGATGTCCTTCTTCACCTCGGCGGAGAAGTAGATCAGCACGTTGCGGCAGAACACGATGTCGAACTTGCCAAGGCTTGCGTAGCTGTCGAGCAAGTTGAACGAGCGAAATTCCACCCGGTTCTTGATCGGCGCCTTGATCACCCAGCGTCCCGGCCCTTTCGGGTCGAAGTAGCGCTGCAGACGATCGGCGGAAAGACCACGACCGATCGCCAGGCTGTCGTATTCGCCGGTCTTGCAGTTGGTCAGCATGCTGCCGGACAGATCCGTGGCGACAATCTGCACGCCCATCTTCAACTGACCGATGTTGGTCCGCTCGAACTCGTCGATCGACATCGACAGCGAATAGGGTTCCTGACCCGACGAGCAGGCCGCCGACCAGATCCGCAGACGCTGGTTGGGGCTGGCCTTGATCGCCTCGGGCAGCACCTTGTTCTTCAAGACTTCAAACGGATAGGTGTCGCGAAACCACAGGGTTTCGTTGGTCGTCATGGCATCGACCACCTGCTCGCGCAAACCGCTGCGCGGCTGGGTCTGGATGCGCTGTACCAGCTCACCCAGGGACTTGATGCCTTGCTGCTCCATCAGTTTGTTGAGACGGCTCGAGACCAGGTACTGCTTGTTTTCACCGAGCAAAATGCCACAGGCTTTTTCCAGGAAGACCCGGAACTGTTCGAAATCCAAATTACCCGTAGACAAATGATGCCGCCTCTTAAATCGTGTTGACCGCCAGGGACGGAAAGTCCCTAGCTGATATCTGCTGCTTTGATCCGGTCGACTACCCGGGATGCCAGGTCATCAGGACGGAATTTGGCCAGGAAGTCATCGGCACCGACCTTCTTGACCATCGCCTGGTTGAACACACCCGACAACGAAGTATGCAGGATGATATGAAGCTTTTGCATGCGAGGGTCGCTGCGGATTTCGGCCGTCAGGGTGTACCCGTCCATCTCCGGCATTTCGATGTCGGAGATCATCATCAGGAACTCTTCTTCCGGCTTCTTGCCCTCATCGACCAGCTTGCGCAGGTAATCCAGCGCCTGTTTGCCGTCGTTCAGCGCCACCACTTCGACACCGACCGTCTGCAGGCAACGTGTCACCTGCTTGCGCGCCACCGACGAGTCATCGACCGTCAGCACCCGCAACGACAATGCCTTGCTCTGGGTCTCGACATCCACCACGCCGACCGAAATCGCTTCCGGTGTCGGTGCGACTTCCGCCAGCACCTTCTCGACGTCGATGATTTCGACTAACTGATTGTCCACCCGAGTCACAGCGGTCAGGTAATGATCGCGACCGGTCCCCTTGGGTGGCGGATGGATCTCTTCCCAGTTCATGTTGACGATACGTTCCACCGAGCGCACCAGGAAACCCTGGGTCTTGGTGTTGTATTCCGTGATGATCACGAACGGACTGTTCTTGTCTTTCAACGCCCCGGAGCCGGTCGCCATTGCCAGATCAAGGATCGGAATGGTCGCCCCCCGGATATTCGCCACCCCGCACACGACAGGACTGGACTTGGGCATCAGCGTCAGTTGCGGGCACTGCAGCACTTCCCGAACCTTGAACACGTTGATCCCGTAGAGCTGTTGACCGTCGAGACGGAACAACAACAGCTCCAGGCGATTCTGCCCCACCAGTTGCGTGCGCTGGTTCACCGAATCCATTACACCAGCCATGCCCAGACTCCTACACCAACGCCAAGTGTTGTTGCGACGCACATTCATTGCTAAACGGCACGGCGCTTGCTTTTTAACTCTTATGAACACTCAAACGACATTTTTCCGACGCCTGACATCCCCCCTTCGCAGAGGACTTTGCGCGGTGTCCGCCGCTTGCCTGTTTTTCGCGGGCAGCCCTGCCATTGCTGATGCGGTTACCTTGCCTGACATGCTTATCGGCGTCACTCAGGGCTTTCTTGAATTCACCGTAGAAGACTATCTGGCTACCAGTCAAACAGAAGGGCGTTATGAAATCGAGGTCAAGCAGCTCGATCCGCGCATGCGCATGCCTATGTGCGACAAGGAATTGACAGCGTCCCTGGAGAGTCCGGGGCGTCCTTTGGGTCGTGTGACCGTCAAGGTCCGCTGTGAAGGCGCCTCCCCCTGGACCGTGTTCGTACCCGCTCAAGTCCGCCTGTTTCGCGAGGTTGTGACGACCACTCGTCCCCTCAAGCGCGCAGGAATAATCGAACCTCAGGACGTGACTCTGCGTGAACATGACGTCAGCCAGATCAATCAGGGTTTCCTGACGTCGGTGGATGAGGCGATCGGGCAAAAATTGACCCGACCAACGGTCGCCGACCAAGTGATTACCCTTGTGCACCTGGAACAGGCGGAAGTCGTTCGCAAAGGGGATCAAGTGGTAATTACGGCTCGCAGCGGCACACTCGCCGTACGCATGCCGGGCGAGGCCCTGTCCAACGGCGGCCTGAAAGAGCAGATTCGAGTGAAAAACCTCAATTCTCAACGGGTCATCAAGGCGCAGGTCATGGCGCCGGGCCAAGTGGAAGTGGCAATGTGAGCAACGATTGGAGCGATGACAGGAAAGCCTCGTGAGTGGTCGCGCAGAAAACTGGCGCCAACCTGAGCGGTTCCCTAAACTGTGCCGCAGCAGGACCTGCGCGGCGCATGCAGGCTCATTGGTAAAAGAGCCTAAAGTTTTCCAGGGGATGGCCGAGAACATGGCAAGCGTCCAAATTCCCAGAGGTTTTTAACATGGTCATCGATTTCAGCCGTTTGAACAGCTCCTCGTCACTTACGGGCAGTACACGTACCAGCGCGCCCAAGGAAACCGCCGAAACCGGCACTTCCACGCCGCTGAATACCCCGGCCGAACAGGCCAGTACCGCAAAAAGCGGGGAATCGGTACACCTCAGCAATGAGGCTCAACAGTTGCAGAAGGTCACTGACAAGCTGCGCGATCAGCCTGCCGTCGACAAAGCCCGTGTGGCCGAGTTGAAAGCAGCGATTGCCGATGGCAGCTATAAAGTCGACAGCAACCGTGTAGCCAGCAAACTGCTCAACTTCGAAGCCCAGCGCTAGGCCTCGGCCTGCGCCAGGCTTTTGGACGCTTAAAACCCAAGGCCAGCCATGCACGACACTACTTTATTGCAACTGATCACCGACGACTTTGCTCCAGCTCAACAATTGCTGGAGTTACTGCAATCCGAGTCCCTCGCCTTGCATGGTCGCGACATGCCACTGCTGGAAGAAATTCTGGCGCGCAAACAGGCATTGATCATTCTGCTCGAGCAGCATGGCCGCAAGCGCAGCGAAATCCTCGCCAGCCTCAATCTGTCGCTCGACCGTAAAGGTCTGGAGCAACTCGCCAGCCAGTCGAGCATCGGCGATCAGTTGCTGAGTCAGAGCGACGTTCTGACCGATCTGATCGCCCAGTGCCAGGCGGCCAACGTCAAGAATGGCCAGTCGATCGTGATACAGCAGGCCGCCACGGCCAACCAGCTGAAAATCCTTACCGGCGGCGAGCCTCCCGCGCTCTATGACGCCAGTGGCACCTTCTCCAAACTGCAGAAACCGCGCGCGCTCAGCCAGGCGTGATGCTTTCTTCCATGCTTGCGCCCTATCAACGCGCGATACATGCTGGCAAAATAATGGCCAGCCGTAGTCAAATTTTGTCTGGAGATTGATTAAACGTGTCCAATGATGACGCTCCGCAGCCCCCAAAGGTGCTTACCACGCCCCTGGAGATCTCCAGCAATCTGCGCCAGCTGCAAGAGAGCCACGATCCGCTGATCATCACCTTTCACGAACGCAGCCAGCGCTTCCAGAGCTACCTGATCAAGGTCGACCGGGAAACCACCACCATTGCCCTGGACGAAATGATCCCGCGCGATGGCGAGCGCTTCCTGCTGGCTGGCGAATCCTTCAAGGTCGAAGGCTTCCACGAAGGCGTGCGCATCGCCTGGGAATACAACGGCACGCTGGACATCAAGGAATCCGACGGTGACCGCTTCTATGTCGGCGAGATGCCCAGCGAAGTGGTCTATCACCAGCGCCGCAATGCCTTCCGCGCGGCCCTGAAGCTGACCGATCTGGTCAGCGTCGAACTGGGTGGCGAAAAGCTCAAGTCGCCGATTGGTGGCAAGCTGCTGGATATTTCCGCTACCGGCTGCAAGCTGCGCTTTGAAGGTGATATCACCAACCGCCTGCAACTGGGCCAGGTCTACGATCGCCTGATCGCACCGCCACTGTTCGGCAATCAACCAATATCGGTCGAACTGCGTTACCTGCACTTCGAGGAAAAACTCAACATCACCTTCGCCGGCCTGCGCTTTCACAACATCAGCGGCCCGGCAGCGCGCAACGTCGAGCGTTTCGTCTATCAGTTGCAACGTGAAGCACGGCGCTTCGACAAAGACGACCTCTGATTCGTACGCACCATGAAAAACGGGCAGTCCCTTGCGGTGACTGCCCGTTTTTTATGCCTGGTGTTTTTTCAGGATCAAGGCCTGGCGCCACTGATGTCCGGTGCAGGATTGTCGTTGCCGGCATCCGGCTCAACAGGTGATTCAGGTTCAGTGGCGGGCTCGGGTGCCGGTTCAGGTGCAACCGTGGTCTGCATCTGCTCCTGCACCACTTGCTCGTCGACCCGTGGATCGAGCGCCGCCACCAGAGGTGAACTGGACATGCTGTCCGGCATCGCCACGTGATGCAGCGGTGCGTCGTCGACCTGGTGCAGATTGGTCACGGCTTTCGGCCGGATGCGCCACACCAGCACCAGCGCGAAAAAGGTGAAGAACGCATACAGGCTCTGACTGCCGAACATTTTCATCAACACACCGGCCAGCAACGGCCCGATGCTGGCGCCGACCCCATAGGTCACCAGCAACATCGCGGTGAGCGATACCCGCCGATCGCCTTCGACATGGTCGTTGGAGAACGCCACGGCCAGTGGATACAGGCAGAACTGCACCAGCGAACACAGGAAGCCGACGACGAATAAAATCTCCAGCGGCACCTGCGGCATGATCGCCAGTGGCAAGGCAGCTATCGCCAGAAACCCGGCAAAGCAACGGATCAACAAGGCTCGGTCATAACGATCAGACAACCAGCCCAGCGGCCACTGCACCAGCAGCCCGGCAAAAATGCAGGTACCCATGAACAGACCGACCTGTTCGGTGGACAGTCCCTGCTGCGACGCATAGAGCGGCGCCAGACCGTAGAACGAACCGATGATCAAACCGGCACTGAGCACCGTACTCAATGACTGCGGCACGCGTTTGATGAAAAAGCGCGGCTCCATCGGCGCCGGATGCAGCGGCGCCGGGTGAATCCGTCGAGTCAGCGCCACTGGCACCAGACACAACGCAAAACACAGGGCGACCAGCATCAGCAGTTCCAGGCCCAACCCCGGGTGCATGACCAGAATCAGCTGACCGAGCACCAGCCCCAGATACGAAGCGATCATGTAGCCGCTGAACACCACGCCGCGTTGATTGGCGTCGGCCTGCTCGTTCAGCCAGCTCTCGATCACCATGTACTGGCACATCATGCCGAGACCGACAATCGTCCGCAGCACCAGCCAGGCCGGCAACCAGTCCACCAGACCATGGCCGAGCACCGCCGCGCCGACGATGCCGGCACACGCCGAGTAAGCGCGGATGTGCCCGACCCGGGCAATCAGGCGGTGACCGATCTTGCCGCCCAGCACCAGACCAAAATAGTTGGCCGCCATCAACGCACCAACCCACAGTCCATCGACATGGTCGGCCGCCAGACGCAACGCCAGATAAGTAGAAAGAAGGCCCGAGCCGATCAACATCATCAGCGAGGCGAAATACAGCGCTCGAAAGGATTTCCAGATTTGGCGCATCGGCGTTCCGAGCGGCTCCTTGCAGTGAGTATCGGGCTATCGAACGATAGCCCGATGGCGACAGTTCGTCAGGCCTGGGCAGCTAGAACACGCCGTTCCCAGGGAGTGATTTCATCAAAGAAACTGGTCAACTCCATGGTTTTCGAAGCGATGTAGCCTTCGATGAACTCCTTGCCGAACAGTTCCTTGGCCAACTGGCTGCGTTTCAGACGTTCGAGCGCAGCGTGCATCGTGCACGGCAGCGAAAGATTGTCCGGCACTTCGAACTCACCCTGGATCGGCGCGCTCGGTTCCAGTTCATGCTCGATGCCATGCAGACCGGCCGCCAGACTCGCGGCAATCGCCAGATAAGGGTTGGCATCGGCGCCCGGCAAACGGTTTTCGACCCGACGGGCGACCGCCGAACTGGCCGGAATCCGTAGGCCCGCTGCGCGGTTGTCGTGAGACCAGCAAGCATTGTTCGGCGACGCAAACGGATGACACAGGCGCTGATAGGAATTGACGTTCGGTGCAAACAGCGCGGTGAAATCGGCCATGCCCGCCTGCTGCCCGCCGATGAAGTGGCGGAACATCGCGGTCGGCTGACCGTTCTCATCGCTGAACACATTCTTGCCGCTGCCGATCTCGACGATGCTCTGGTGAATGTGCATCGAACTGCCGGGCGTTTGCGCCAGCGGCTTGGCCATGCAGACCACGGTCAGGCCATGCTTGAGCGCGACTTCCTTGAGCAGGTGCTTGAACAGGAAGGTCTGGTCGGCCAGCAACAGCGGATCACCGTGCAACAGGTTGATCTCGAACTGGCTGACGCCCATTTCGTGCATGAAGGTATCGCGCGGCAGGCCCAGGGCCGCCATGCATTTATAGACTTCACTGAAGAACGGGCGCAGACCGTTGTTGGAGCTGACGCTGAACGCCGAGTGACCGTCCTCGCGACGACCGTCGAGACCGATTGGCGGCTGGAACGGTTGAGTCGGATCGGTGTTCGCAGCGAACACAAAGAATTCGAGTTCGGTCGCCACCACCGGCGCCAGGCCGAGGGCTGCGTAGCGGGCAATGACTTTCTTGAGCTGGCCACGGGTCGACAGGTTGGAGCTTTCGCCGGTCAGCTCGTCGGCATCACAGATGGCCAGCGCGCGCGGCTCCTGACTCCACGGCAGAGGATGGATTTGCGCAGGGTCGGCCACCAGCGCCAGGTCGCCATCATCGCTGCCGTAGAACCGCGCAGCGGGATAGCCCCCCATGATGCATTGGAGCAGCACCCCCCGAGCCATCTGCAAACGCCGCCCTTCGAGGAAACCCTCGGCGGTCATTACCTTGCCTCGTGGTACGCCGTTCAAATCCGGCGTGACACATTCAATCTCATCAATGCCCGTCAATCGCTGCGCGAGTGAACGCTGGCCATCGGTTGTCATGACGCAATCCTTGTTATTGTGCGAGCCGCGAACGGCGACCCGGACAAAATAGGCTTCAGCTGTTCGGAATATCAAGCAGCGGCCAACAAAAAGACTTCGAGTCGATGAATCCGTGATTCAGGGCAGGTAAATACTGAACACACCACCACCCAATGGCCCGCCATTGCGGATCTCGGTCCGACCGCCGACACCGTTGCGCTGATGCAGCGCCGCGATGCGTCCGGCGAAGTACAGACCCAGGCCGGTACTGCCGCTGCTGTGATTGATGCCCTGCACATAATCGGCCTGACGTTCGAGCATCTCGACCGGGTAGCCGTCGCCGTCATCGTTGATGCTCAACACCAGTTGCCCGGCCTCGTCGCTGACAGTGATCAGCAGCGATTCACGGGCGTAGCGGATCGCGTTGTTGATGCAGTTGCCGAGCACCGAGGCGATCAGTTCACGGTCGAAGAAACCCAGGGGACTCAGAGGGTCGACTTCGTAAGTGGCAATGATTCCACGACTGGCGAAAACCTCTTGATGAGCCGCCAGTTGCGCCTCGATGAAATCGTCCAACTCGTGATACGCCGGCTGCAACGGCATCTGGTTGACCCCGAGCTTGTACAGCCCGAGCAACTGCACCAGCATGCCGTTGAGGTGGGCGAACTCGAAATCGATCACGCCCTGCTCCGGCACCTTGCGCTGAGCCTCGGGCAGGCGCGCCAGCCATTGGCTGTGGGCCTGCATGAGCATGGCCAGAGAGTTCTTCATGTCGTGCACGGTGGAGGCAATCACCGTGGAAAAATCCAGTGCCTGCTCGTCTTGGTTCATTCGCCAAACGCCTTGCTTTTCAGCTTCTGATAACGCGAATAACGCGCGTCGGTGTCGGGCATCATGCCCACCAGTTTCAG
This genomic window contains:
- a CDS encoding ribonucleoside-diphosphate reductase subunit alpha — translated: MQTDTTRENPQGTLPQAADSNSDLAATAPGQLRVIKRNGTVVPYTDDKITVAITKAFLAVEGGTAAASSRIHDTVARLTEQVTATFKRRMPSGGTIHIEEIQDQVELALMRAGEQKVARDYVIYRDARSKERATRTTADAPVQAHPSIRITRADGSLAPLDMGRLNTIVTEACEGLAEVDGDLIQRETLKNLYDGVALNDVNTALVMTARTLVEREPNYSFVTARLLMDTLRAEGLGFLGVAESATHHEMADLYAKALPAYVAKGIEFELLNPVLASFDLEKLGKAINHERDQQFTYLGLQTLYDRYFIHKDGVRFELPQIFFMRVAMGLAIEEKQKEDRAIEFYNLLSSFDYMASTPTLFNAGTLRPQLSSCYLTTVPDDLSGIYHAIHDNAMLSKFAGGLGNDWTPVRALGSYIKGTNGKSQGVVPFLKVVNDTAVAVNQGGKRKGAVCAYLETWHMDIEEFIELRKNTGDDRRRTHDMNTANWIPDLFMKRVFDDGKWTLFSPSEVPDLHDLTGKAFEERYEYYEALTEYPGKIKLFKTIQAKDLWRKMLSMLFETGHPWLTFKDPCNLRSPQQHVGVVHSSNLCTEITLNTNKDEIAVCNLGSINLPNHIIDGKLDTAKLKRTIDVAVRMLDNVIDINYYSVPQAKNSNFRHRPVGLGIMGFQDALYLQHIPYGSDAAVEFADKSMEAVSYYAIQASCDLADERGSYETFQGSLWSKGVLPLDSQQILIEARGQKYIDVDLTESLDWAPVRARVQKGIRNSNIMAIAPTATIANITGVSQSIEPTYQNLYVKSNLSGEFTVINPYLVRDLKARGLWDSVMINDLKYYDGSVQQIERIPQELKELYATAFEVDTKWIVDAASRRQKWIDQAQSLNLYIAGASGKKLDVTYRMAWYRGLKTTYYLRALAATSTEKSTINTGKLNAVSSGGNHGDDSVLAAPAGPAPVPKACAIDEPDCEACQ
- the flgE gene encoding flagellar hook protein FlgE, translating into MSFNIGLSGLYAANKQLDVTGNNIANVATAGFKSSRAEFEDVYSATRLGSGSKVIGNGVRLANVSQQFTQGDINNTGNVLDMGINGSGFFTLSNNGSVSYTRAGTFKVDKDGYITNTDYTSRLQGYGVDSNGKIINGVLTDLKIDTSNLAPKSTSLVTSTINLNSTAPVIDDTVAAGKFDPTNTATYTKSFSTPIYDSQGNQHTMDQYMVKTGANTWKVYTLVDGRNPDATGSDPKVTAPVASTMTFDSTGKLTQVSTPPATISSDLKLTGWVPGTVTNGVWSANGASANPAGITISMAKTTQYNADTARSIPTQDGYATGQITNLTIDGTGTLFANFSNNQSKAIGQVALASFTNEQGLQPIGGTSWKETFASGIPGYDAPETGTLGSVVSNSLEESNVNLTNELVDLIKGQSNYQANAKTISTQSTIMQTIIQMT
- the flgD gene encoding flagellar hook assembly protein FlgD, with product MSVTDTTSSLTMNDILANSSKKTSSTTTGGIASATNSATGGQALGKDAFLQLLVTQLKNQNPLDPQDNSAFVAQLAQFSSLEGITTLNSTVSSLAGNYNSSQALQASSLVGRNVIVQTNSVQLDDPSKGMTGSVTVPSSIAGGTVSITDSSGTVVRTIDLGSRAAGNASFTWDGKDKDGNLVKTGTYTVKANASINGTSTDMATYLPATVTSVTISQTGGELMLNLSGKGTVALSKVQTIGI
- the flgC gene encoding flagellar basal body rod protein FlgC encodes the protein MSLSSVFNIAGSGMSAQTTRLNTVASNIANAETVSSSIDQTYRARHPVFATMFQGGQSGGSNSLFQNQDAAGQGVQVLGVVEDQSNLEARYEPNHPAADAKGYVYYPNVNVVEEMADMISASRSFQTNAEMMNTAKTMMQKVLTLGQ
- the flgB gene encoding flagellar basal body rod protein FlgB, whose translation is MSISFDKALGIHEKALGFRAQRAEVLANNIANADTPNYKARDLDFSKVLEAQSQKNANGTIALNMTNSRHIEAEGLGNGDESLMYRTPMQPSIDQNTVDAQLEQSNYAENAVGFQASFTLLNSKFKGLVSALRGE